One window from the genome of Enterococcus haemoperoxidus ATCC BAA-382 encodes:
- the glmM gene encoding phosphoglucosamine mutase, translating into MGKYFGTDGVRGIANKELTPELAFKLGRFGGYVLSQHEDSTRRPRVLVGRDTRISGQLLEQALISGLLSVGIEVFQLGVISTPGVAYLTRLQKASAGVMISASHNPAEDNGIKFFGSDGFKLVDDQELEIEALLDAPEDNLPRPSAEGLGTLDEFPEGLLKYSQFLVQTIPGDLSGLTVCIDAANGATATSVNRLFADLETDFYTMGTSPNGLNINDGVGSTHPEKLAEMVVEKGADAGLAFDGDGDRIIAVDELGNIVDGDKIMFICAKYLAEKNRLKKDTIVTTVMSNLGFRKAVEAAGMKDVITQVGDRYVVEEMRKNDYNFGGEQSGHMIFLDYNTTGDGMLSGIQLLNVMKQTGKKLSELASELTVYPQKLVNIRVTDKHGAMDVPAIKEVVELMEAEMNGDGRILVRPSGTEPLLRVMAEAPTQEKVDYYVDKIADVVKSEIGIG; encoded by the coding sequence GTCAACATGAAGATTCTACACGCCGACCAAGAGTTTTAGTAGGACGTGACACACGTATTTCAGGTCAGTTACTAGAGCAAGCCTTAATTTCAGGACTTTTGTCTGTAGGAATCGAAGTATTTCAATTAGGCGTTATTTCAACACCAGGAGTTGCTTACTTAACAAGATTACAAAAAGCATCGGCCGGTGTCATGATTTCAGCTTCTCATAATCCAGCAGAAGATAACGGCATTAAGTTCTTTGGTTCAGATGGATTTAAATTAGTAGATGATCAAGAACTTGAAATTGAAGCATTACTAGATGCACCAGAAGACAATTTACCTCGTCCTTCTGCTGAAGGCTTAGGTACGTTAGATGAATTTCCAGAAGGATTATTGAAATACTCTCAATTCTTAGTACAAACAATTCCAGGAGATTTATCTGGTTTGACTGTTTGTATTGATGCGGCAAATGGAGCAACAGCAACTTCTGTCAATCGTTTATTCGCAGATTTAGAAACTGATTTTTATACAATGGGGACAAGTCCTAATGGGTTGAACATCAATGATGGTGTTGGCTCTACTCATCCTGAAAAATTAGCTGAAATGGTTGTTGAAAAAGGTGCTGACGCAGGGCTTGCATTTGATGGTGACGGTGATCGAATCATTGCAGTTGATGAGTTAGGGAATATTGTTGATGGAGATAAGATCATGTTTATCTGTGCAAAATACCTTGCTGAAAAGAACCGTTTGAAAAAAGATACGATCGTTACAACCGTTATGAGTAATCTAGGTTTCAGAAAAGCGGTAGAAGCAGCTGGAATGAAAGACGTGATCACTCAAGTTGGGGATCGTTATGTTGTTGAAGAAATGCGTAAAAATGATTATAATTTTGGTGGAGAACAATCAGGACATATGATTTTCTTGGATTACAATACAACTGGTGATGGGATGCTTTCAGGTATTCAGTTATTGAATGTCATGAAACAAACAGGGAAAAAATTATCTGAGTTAGCTTCAGAGTTGACTGTTTATCCACAAAAATTAGTGAATATTCGGGTAACAGATAAACATGGGGCAATGGATGTTCCTGCAATCAAAGAAGTTGTTGAATTAATGGAAGCAGAAATGAATGGCGATGGCCGTATTTTAGTTCGTCCTTCTGGGACAGAGCCTTTATTACGTGTGATGGCTGAAGCTCCAACACAAGAAAAAGTGGATTACTATGTAGATAAAATTGCTGATGTCGTGAAATCTGAGATTGGTATAGGCTAA
- a CDS encoding SAM hydrolase/SAM-dependent halogenase family protein encodes MGNHLVLQTDFGLGDGAVSAMYGVAHMVSDEIIIGDLTHEIPPYDIWAASYRLYQTVKYWPKGTVFVSVVDPGVGSTRRSIVAKTKSGHYIITPDNGSLTHISHYQGIKEIRSIDEVTSRLPHSEESHTFHGRDIYAYNGARLASGEISFEELGSIVGIDSIKVLPLIEAKHNEHILEGSIDVLDIRFGSLWTNIPLAFMKDEKIMHGDQLQVTIYHQGKKVYQNIMKFAKSFADVNIGEPLVYVNSLVNIGVAVNQDSFSKLYHIGTGTDWTIQLRKAPKIIFE; translated from the coding sequence ATGGGAAACCATTTAGTTTTGCAAACAGATTTTGGACTTGGCGACGGGGCAGTAAGTGCGATGTATGGTGTCGCTCATATGGTAAGTGATGAGATCATCATTGGCGATTTGACCCATGAAATTCCTCCTTATGATATTTGGGCGGCGTCTTATCGTCTGTATCAAACAGTAAAATATTGGCCCAAAGGAACTGTTTTTGTTTCTGTTGTTGATCCTGGTGTAGGAAGTACAAGGCGAAGTATCGTAGCAAAAACCAAGTCTGGACATTATATCATTACGCCGGATAATGGATCTTTAACACATATTTCCCATTATCAAGGAATCAAAGAGATACGGTCGATCGATGAAGTAACAAGCCGCTTACCTCATTCAGAAGAAAGTCACACGTTTCATGGCAGGGATATTTATGCTTATAATGGGGCGCGTTTGGCTAGTGGTGAGATTTCGTTTGAAGAACTTGGCAGTATTGTTGGGATCGATTCCATCAAAGTATTGCCATTGATCGAAGCGAAGCATAATGAACATATTTTAGAAGGAAGTATTGATGTTTTAGATATTCGTTTTGGTTCTTTATGGACAAATATTCCCTTGGCATTTATGAAAGATGAAAAGATTATGCATGGGGATCAATTACAAGTAACAATTTATCATCAAGGGAAAAAAGTGTACCAAAATATTATGAAATTTGCTAAATCTTTCGCAGATGTGAATATTGGTGAACCTTTAGTTTATGTGAATTCATTGGTAAATATTGGGGTAGCAGTCAATCAGGATTCGTTTTCTAAACTGTATCATATTGGTACGGGAACAGACTGGACGATCCAGTTAAGAAAAGCACCGAAGATCATTTTTGAATAG
- a CDS encoding ECF-type riboflavin transporter substrate-binding protein: MKKDFSVKTIVAIGIGSAVFVILGRFVVIPTGFPNTNLETAYPFLALISVIFGPVAGGLIGLIGHTLKDFTTYGSAWWSWIICSGIIGVIYGFAGRKIDLQHGEFNKKDIIYFNIYQVIGNVVVWGLIAPTLDVLIYSEPASKVYTQGVIAVVLNIIAVGIIGTLLMAAYAATRTKKGSLTKD, from the coding sequence ATGAAAAAAGATTTTTCAGTAAAAACAATTGTAGCAATCGGCATTGGATCAGCGGTGTTTGTTATTTTAGGTCGATTTGTGGTGATTCCAACAGGATTTCCCAATACAAACTTAGAAACAGCTTATCCGTTTTTAGCACTAATTTCTGTTATTTTTGGACCTGTTGCAGGCGGTTTGATTGGCCTAATTGGTCATACGCTAAAAGATTTTACAACGTATGGCAGTGCATGGTGGAGTTGGATCATTTGTTCTGGTATTATAGGAGTGATCTATGGTTTTGCAGGGAGAAAAATCGATCTTCAACATGGCGAATTCAATAAAAAAGACATTATTTATTTTAATATTTATCAAGTGATTGGAAATGTTGTAGTTTGGGGTTTGATTGCACCGACATTAGATGTGTTGATTTACAGTGAACCAGCTAGTAAAGTATACACACAAGGCGTGATTGCTGTTGTATTAAACATTATTGCAGTAGGGATCATCGGAACATTGTTGATGGCAGCTTATGCTGCTACGCGAACTAAAAAAGGGAGTTTAACAAAAGATTGA
- a CDS encoding ABC transporter ATP-binding protein, with translation MKKPLITFDNFTFQYHSQAEPTLHTIDLTIYEGEKVLIVGPSGSGKSTFAQCINGLIPYSYEGEITGNVTIRDKELTKTSLFDLSFDVGTVLQDTDGQFIGLTVGEDVAFALENDEVSQSKMKEEVDHWTKIVELNDFLQHRPQDLSGGQKQRVSMAGVLIDEAPILVFDEPLANLDPKAGKETIGLIEEIHQKTKTTILIIEHRLEDVLYRSVDRVIVFNDGRVVADLPADELLKTNILSEQGIREPLYITAMKYAGVDLETVEHLADIEKVQAPNLKVQMEKWMNKQSQAIAQETLQPLLELENITYQYNRNDRSVLKDVSVTFNRGEMLSIVGKNGAGKSTLSKAICGFVTPQSGKMSWLGQDFTQFSIKERADKIGFVMQNPNQMISKKMIFDEVALGLILKGTPKAEISERVEHVLKICGLYSFRHWPISALSFGQKKRVTIAAILVLEPEMIILDEPTAGQDFKHYTEMMTFLEKLNDLGVTIAMITHDMHLMLEYTNRAIVLYDGKILADTTPVKVLTDSQLVERASLKETSLFTFAQHLGMKEPFLFTESFMAYDQEVRLK, from the coding sequence ATGAAAAAACCACTGATAACTTTTGACAATTTTACTTTCCAATATCATAGTCAGGCGGAACCTACATTACACACTATTGATTTAACGATCTATGAAGGGGAGAAAGTCTTGATCGTAGGGCCGAGCGGTAGTGGTAAATCGACTTTTGCACAATGTATCAATGGATTGATTCCTTATAGCTATGAAGGGGAAATAACAGGAAATGTAACGATCCGTGATAAAGAATTAACAAAGACCAGTCTATTTGATTTATCTTTTGACGTTGGAACAGTTTTACAAGATACAGATGGTCAGTTTATCGGATTAACAGTGGGAGAAGATGTTGCGTTTGCTTTAGAAAATGATGAAGTATCGCAAAGTAAGATGAAAGAGGAAGTCGATCATTGGACTAAAATCGTTGAATTGAATGATTTTTTACAGCATCGACCACAAGATTTGTCTGGCGGACAAAAACAGAGAGTATCGATGGCTGGTGTTTTGATAGATGAGGCACCGATTTTGGTATTTGATGAGCCACTAGCTAATCTTGATCCTAAAGCAGGCAAAGAAACGATTGGGTTGATTGAAGAAATCCATCAAAAGACGAAAACCACTATTTTGATTATTGAGCATCGCTTAGAAGATGTTTTATATCGTTCTGTGGATCGTGTGATCGTGTTTAATGATGGACGAGTTGTCGCAGATTTACCAGCAGATGAGCTACTAAAAACGAATATATTATCGGAACAAGGGATTCGAGAACCTCTTTATATAACAGCGATGAAATATGCTGGCGTGGATTTAGAAACGGTTGAGCATTTAGCTGACATTGAAAAAGTTCAAGCACCAAACTTGAAAGTACAAATGGAAAAATGGATGAACAAACAATCTCAAGCGATAGCGCAAGAAACGTTACAACCATTATTGGAATTGGAAAATATTACGTACCAATATAACCGAAATGATCGATCTGTTCTAAAGGATGTTTCGGTTACATTCAATCGTGGAGAAATGCTGAGCATTGTTGGGAAAAATGGTGCCGGTAAATCCACTTTAAGTAAAGCTATTTGTGGATTTGTTACACCGCAATCAGGAAAAATGAGTTGGTTAGGACAAGATTTTACTCAGTTTTCTATTAAAGAACGAGCAGATAAGATTGGCTTTGTCATGCAAAATCCTAATCAAATGATTTCAAAGAAAATGATTTTTGACGAAGTTGCTTTAGGTTTGATCTTGAAAGGAACGCCAAAAGCAGAGATAAGCGAACGTGTTGAACATGTTTTAAAAATATGTGGTCTATATTCGTTTCGTCATTGGCCGATTTCAGCACTTAGTTTTGGTCAAAAAAAACGAGTCACGATTGCGGCAATTTTAGTTTTAGAACCTGAAATGATTATTTTAGATGAACCAACAGCAGGTCAAGATTTTAAGCATTATACTGAAATGATGACCTTTTTAGAAAAGCTAAATGACTTGGGTGTAACAATTGCTATGATTACTCATGATATGCATTTAATGTTGGAATATACAAATCGTGCAATTGTTTTGTATGATGGCAAAATTCTCGCAGATACAACACCAGTTAAAGTGTTGACGGATTCTCAATTAGTGGAACGTGCTTCATTGAAAGAAACAAGTTTATTTACTTTTGCGCAACATCTAGGTATGAAAGAGCCGTTTTTGTTTACAGAAAGCTTTATGGCTTATGATCAGGAGGTGCGTTTGAAATGA
- a CDS encoding energy-coupling factor transporter transmembrane component T family protein — protein MNEHQMLGYIPDSTMIHKLNGTAKLIFLILLSVACMTTYDTRFLMGMTLFSLVLFKLSHIKWHQISFVVKFIFVFSLLNIIAVYLFSPEYGVDLYHSRTVIWEGIGRFTLTQEQLFYEFNLVLKYFCTIPLVLIFLLTTNPSEFASSLNRIGVSYKISYAVALAIRYIPDIQEDFVNISLAQQARGFEMSKKGKLTQRLKGTAQIVFPLILSSLDRIETISTAMELRRFGEKKKRTWYAERPFHTSDFIVIGFAILLTVLSFALFKVNGGRFYNPFN, from the coding sequence ATGAATGAACATCAAATGTTAGGCTATATTCCTGATAGTACAATGATTCATAAATTGAATGGAACGGCTAAATTGATTTTTTTGATTCTGTTGTCGGTTGCTTGTATGACAACGTATGATACCCGTTTCTTGATGGGGATGACGCTATTTTCATTGGTTTTATTTAAGCTATCACACATTAAGTGGCACCAAATTTCATTTGTTGTAAAATTTATTTTTGTGTTTTCGTTACTGAACATTATTGCGGTGTATCTATTTTCGCCCGAATATGGAGTAGATTTATACCATTCTAGAACCGTCATTTGGGAAGGGATAGGTCGTTTTACATTAACACAAGAGCAACTGTTTTATGAATTTAATTTAGTTTTAAAATATTTTTGTACGATACCGTTGGTGCTGATTTTTCTATTGACGACCAACCCAAGTGAGTTTGCGTCCAGTTTAAATCGGATCGGTGTTAGCTATAAAATCAGTTATGCTGTAGCATTGGCCATTCGGTATATTCCAGATATTCAAGAAGATTTTGTCAATATCTCTTTAGCACAGCAAGCACGTGGCTTTGAGATGTCTAAAAAAGGTAAACTAACACAACGATTGAAAGGAACAGCCCAAATTGTTTTTCCATTGATACTCTCTAGCTTAGATCGAATTGAAACAATCAGCACAGCGATGGAATTGCGTCGTTTTGGGGAAAAAAAGAAAAGAACATGGTATGCTGAACGACCTTTTCATACCTCTGATTTTATTGTTATTGGATTCGCTATTTTATTGACTGTTTTAAGTTTTGCTTTATTCAAAGTCAATGGCGGTAGATTTTATAATCCTTTTAATTAA
- the glmS gene encoding glutamine--fructose-6-phosphate transaminase (isomerizing) produces the protein MCGIVGIIGKENATDILVQGLEKLEYRGYDSAGIFVTGKNTEDHLVKSLGRIADLQRKLSPEVQGTVGIGHTRWATHGKPSERNAHPHTSSNHQFILVHNGVIENFDEIKQEFLQNKQLEGETDTEIAVHLIEYFAEAGMTTKEAFKKALTVIKGSYAFALIDKINPDTIYVAKNKSPLLIGLGDGFNVICSDAMAMLAETNHFVEIADGEIVIVKADKIEIEDEQGNLVYRESYEAQLDLSDIEKGTYPYYMLKEIDDQPTVMRRISQEYTNTLGDAVIDEKIIEKITDSDRIYIVACGTSYNAGWVGKALLERMTHIPVEVHLSSEFGYNMPLLSEKPFFIFLSQSGETADSRQVLVQTNELGLPSLTLTNVAGSTLSREADYTLLLHAGPEIAVASTKAYTAQIAVLAVLAKAVGDNKGNQSSLDFDIAHELSVIAAVMETIIDEKMVISQLVEDYLSTTRNAFYIGRGVDYYVSMEASLKLKEISYIQAEGFAAGELKHGTIALIEEGTPVFGVITDQKTAAHTRGNLKEVESRGAHNFVIALASLAKVTDQLIIPDVYPLLSPLVSIIPTQLIAYFATLQRGYDVDKPRNLAKSVTVE, from the coding sequence ATGTGTGGAATCGTAGGAATTATTGGTAAAGAGAATGCAACAGATATTTTAGTCCAAGGATTAGAAAAATTGGAATATAGAGGATATGATTCTGCTGGAATTTTTGTAACTGGAAAAAATACAGAAGATCATTTAGTAAAATCGTTAGGAAGAATCGCTGATCTACAGCGTAAACTCAGCCCAGAAGTTCAAGGTACAGTGGGAATTGGCCATACACGTTGGGCAACTCATGGAAAACCAAGTGAAAGAAATGCCCATCCTCATACATCAAGCAATCACCAATTTATTTTGGTACACAATGGTGTGATCGAAAATTTTGATGAAATAAAACAGGAATTTCTTCAAAATAAGCAACTGGAGGGCGAGACTGATACGGAAATCGCGGTTCATTTGATCGAGTATTTTGCAGAAGCTGGAATGACAACCAAAGAAGCGTTTAAAAAAGCTTTAACAGTGATTAAAGGCTCGTATGCATTTGCGTTGATCGACAAAATTAATCCAGATACAATTTATGTCGCTAAAAATAAAAGTCCATTATTGATTGGTTTAGGTGATGGGTTTAATGTTATTTGTAGTGATGCGATGGCGATGCTTGCGGAAACAAATCATTTTGTTGAAATTGCGGACGGTGAAATAGTGATCGTCAAAGCTGATAAGATAGAGATCGAAGATGAACAAGGTAATTTAGTTTATCGTGAGTCATATGAAGCTCAATTAGATTTAAGTGACATTGAAAAAGGGACATATCCGTATTATATGCTAAAAGAAATTGATGATCAGCCAACGGTTATGCGCCGAATTAGTCAGGAGTATACGAATACACTTGGCGATGCTGTAATTGATGAAAAAATCATCGAAAAAATAACGGACAGTGATCGTATCTATATCGTTGCTTGTGGGACTAGCTATAATGCTGGTTGGGTTGGCAAAGCACTTCTTGAAAGGATGACTCATATACCAGTTGAAGTTCATCTTTCAAGTGAATTTGGCTATAATATGCCGTTATTATCTGAAAAACCATTTTTTATTTTCTTAAGTCAAAGTGGAGAAACAGCTGACAGTCGTCAGGTATTGGTGCAAACCAATGAACTTGGTTTGCCATCACTGACACTAACAAATGTAGCCGGATCTACTTTATCTAGAGAAGCCGACTATACATTACTTCTTCATGCAGGACCGGAAATTGCTGTTGCTTCAACAAAAGCTTATACTGCACAAATTGCTGTTTTAGCAGTTCTTGCCAAAGCAGTGGGAGATAATAAAGGAAATCAGTCATCGTTAGACTTTGACATCGCTCATGAATTAAGTGTGATTGCAGCGGTTATGGAAACGATCATTGATGAAAAAATGGTTATCAGCCAATTAGTAGAAGACTATCTATCAACGACGAGAAATGCTTTTTATATTGGACGAGGTGTGGATTACTACGTATCAATGGAAGCTTCATTGAAGTTAAAAGAAATTTCATACATTCAAGCTGAAGGTTTTGCAGCTGGGGAGTTAAAGCATGGTACGATTGCACTGATTGAAGAAGGAACACCCGTTTTTGGTGTAATTACGGATCAAAAAACAGCGGCACATACTCGTGGAAATTTAAAAGAAGTTGAAAGTCGCGGCGCTCATAATTTTGTAATTGCCTTAGCATCATTAGCTAAAGTGACCGATCAATTGATCATACCAGATGTGTATCCATTACTAAGTCCTTTAGTTAGTATTATCCCGACACAATTGATTGCTTACTTTGCCACATTGCAAAGAGGCTATGATGTAGATAAACCACGTAATTTAGCCAAAAGTGTTACGGTAGAATAA
- a CDS encoding HAMP domain-containing sensor histidine kinase: MKNKLTRKLILYFSLTLFLFSLVICVAFSTLFSRQTVTIHTEEMTRRATVIAEALNDYFTEEETTDNSSSMHGMMGSRTSMKMGMGYSSFLKFMDQFGIDDIWIVDENADTITVGHGMHSKEYEELPDNAQDVIKKVYNGKTTTSNAFSNFIGEPTVTVGAPIKNSSGDVLAVVLLHSAISSVHKEENQGFLLLFISIIIAWIIGLLLSILLSKKFIAPINKMSHFTEELVIENYDDTLNVDTNDEIGQLGEKLTILKNRLAIAKSQRENREQAQKNFLSTISHELRTPVTVIRGSLESLNDGVIDQPEKIEQYYQQLLAESIVLERLINDLLELSRLENPEFSITMEPVSINDILSDSLRSLRLKSSEKDQELLLEDLVGRPIIVNGDYGRIRQLFVILIENALKFSPNQAIISIQSKVETNNMVISIHNPDSYISPKEQKEIFQRFRQARSNDQIDGTGLGLAIAKEIAERHLFALDVSSDKKSGTTFYVKIPIN, encoded by the coding sequence ATGAAAAATAAACTAACTAGAAAACTCATCCTTTACTTTTCACTTACGTTGTTTCTTTTTTCATTGGTGATCTGTGTCGCATTTAGTACATTATTTTCCAGACAAACGGTTACTATCCATACCGAAGAAATGACTCGGCGTGCAACAGTTATCGCAGAAGCTTTAAATGATTATTTTACGGAAGAAGAAACAACGGACAATAGCAGTTCTATGCATGGTATGATGGGTTCTCGCACCTCAATGAAAATGGGTATGGGGTATTCTTCGTTCCTTAAATTTATGGATCAATTCGGAATAGATGATATTTGGATCGTTGATGAAAATGCTGATACCATCACTGTAGGTCACGGCATGCACAGCAAAGAATATGAGGAATTACCCGACAATGCACAGGATGTCATCAAGAAAGTCTATAATGGTAAAACGACTACTAGCAATGCCTTCAGCAACTTTATTGGAGAACCAACCGTTACAGTAGGTGCACCAATTAAAAATAGCAGTGGCGATGTTCTAGCCGTTGTTTTACTTCATTCAGCGATTTCTAGTGTTCATAAAGAGGAAAATCAAGGGTTTTTATTGCTATTTATCAGTATTATAATCGCTTGGATTATTGGACTTTTACTGTCAATCCTTTTATCGAAAAAATTTATAGCACCAATCAATAAAATGAGTCACTTCACAGAAGAACTTGTTATCGAAAACTATGATGATACACTAAACGTTGATACCAATGATGAAATAGGACAATTGGGAGAAAAATTAACTATTTTAAAGAACCGTCTTGCTATAGCCAAGTCTCAACGGGAAAATCGCGAACAGGCTCAGAAAAATTTTCTATCCACAATTTCTCATGAATTACGAACACCTGTAACCGTCATTCGTGGGTCTCTTGAATCACTAAATGACGGGGTGATCGATCAACCAGAAAAAATTGAACAGTATTATCAGCAGCTTTTAGCAGAGTCTATTGTTTTAGAACGGTTAATCAATGATTTGTTAGAACTATCCAGACTAGAAAATCCTGAATTTAGCATTACAATGGAACCAGTTTCGATCAACGATATTTTATCAGATAGTTTAAGAAGTTTGCGTTTGAAATCATCAGAAAAAGACCAAGAATTACTATTGGAAGATTTAGTAGGTCGACCTATTATTGTCAATGGTGATTACGGCAGGATTCGCCAACTTTTTGTTATTTTGATCGAAAATGCACTCAAATTTTCGCCAAATCAAGCCATTATATCTATTCAGTCTAAAGTAGAAACAAACAACATGGTCATCAGCATTCATAATCCTGACTCCTATATCTCTCCAAAAGAACAAAAAGAAATCTTCCAACGTTTCCGTCAAGCTCGTTCGAATGATCAAATAGATGGTACAGGATTAGGTTTAGCAATTGCTAAAGAAATCGCTGAACGACATCTTTTTGCTTTAGATGTCAGTAGTGATAAAAAGAGTGGAACAACATTTTACGTTAAAATACCAATAAATTAG
- a CDS encoding response regulator transcription factor — MKTILIVDDHSQITEVLKEYVIKEGFSPIVASDGQAALDAFFSHTIELILLDVMLPKLDGFDVCKKIRETSDVPIIMVTAKGEDYHRIMGLDIGADDYIVKPFSPSEVMARIRAILRRIERTDENQLTMKQLTYDNLIVYLEEKKVTIAQQEIMLTKRELELLWLLLDNREKVFSRDNLLDSLWGIDYFGDARTVDTHIKRLRAKLDEVAHSNWEITTVWGQGYKFEGKNEK; from the coding sequence ATGAAAACTATTTTGATTGTTGATGATCATTCACAAATTACAGAAGTTTTAAAAGAATATGTTATAAAAGAAGGATTTTCGCCAATCGTTGCTTCCGATGGACAAGCAGCCCTTGATGCATTTTTTAGCCATACGATCGAATTGATTTTATTAGACGTCATGCTTCCAAAACTCGATGGATTCGATGTTTGTAAAAAGATACGAGAAACATCAGATGTGCCGATCATCATGGTCACAGCCAAAGGTGAAGACTATCATCGCATCATGGGATTAGATATCGGAGCAGATGATTATATTGTAAAACCATTTTCCCCAAGTGAAGTGATGGCACGAATTCGGGCAATTCTAAGACGAATCGAACGAACAGATGAAAATCAGCTTACAATGAAGCAACTGACTTATGATAACTTGATCGTTTACTTAGAAGAAAAGAAAGTCACGATTGCACAACAAGAAATTATGTTAACAAAAAGGGAATTAGAACTGCTGTGGTTACTCTTAGATAACCGAGAAAAAGTATTTTCAAGAGATAATTTGTTGGACAGTTTATGGGGCATCGATTATTTTGGTGATGCGAGAACTGTGGATACTCATATCAAACGTTTACGGGCAAAATTAGACGAAGTCGCTCATTCAAACTGGGAAATCACCACAGTTTGGGGCCAAGGGTATAAATTTGAGGGTAAAAATGAAAAATAA
- a CDS encoding C40 family peptidase, producing MKKNKFITKLFLGCLTLSAGLLLSDHAFATSTEASEQENMITESSQKLAQLKETKQKLSEQKIENNNQLSTVEKKIQKIQVDLDQLEKLEPIGTISETSEPDNDHTVILKAHFSPLTVKENSATEKKSQLTELKQKRLSLESDSKSISKQESERSKQETQLSEKIAQVSKQKAEQAKQPDTRSAIVAAAKTHLGKPYVYGAAGPDAFDCSGLVQVAFASAGRTIGRTTVDQETAGVTISVAEAQAGDLVFWGSHGGTYHVGISTGDGSYIHAPVPGDVVQVATIASYSPDFAVKVL from the coding sequence TTGAAAAAAAATAAATTCATAACCAAATTATTTCTCGGCTGTTTAACGCTTTCTGCTGGTTTATTACTCAGTGACCATGCTTTTGCAACGTCTACGGAAGCATCCGAGCAAGAAAACATGATTACCGAATCTTCACAAAAATTAGCGCAATTAAAAGAAACCAAACAGAAATTATCAGAACAAAAAATCGAGAATAATAATCAGCTTTCTACCGTAGAGAAAAAAATCCAAAAAATCCAAGTCGACCTTGATCAATTAGAGAAACTTGAACCAATTGGTACGATTTCTGAAACATCAGAACCTGATAATGACCATACCGTGATACTTAAGGCACACTTTTCACCGCTAACTGTCAAAGAAAATTCCGCAACCGAGAAAAAATCACAATTAACGGAATTAAAGCAAAAACGACTTTCACTCGAATCAGACAGCAAAAGTATTTCAAAGCAAGAGTCAGAAAGATCTAAACAAGAAACTCAGCTATCTGAAAAAATCGCTCAAGTCAGTAAACAAAAAGCAGAGCAAGCAAAACAACCAGATACACGTTCAGCTATCGTCGCTGCAGCAAAAACGCATTTAGGTAAACCATATGTTTACGGCGCAGCAGGTCCTGACGCATTTGATTGCTCAGGCTTAGTTCAAGTCGCTTTTGCCTCTGCTGGACGTACTATCGGTCGAACCACTGTTGACCAAGAAACAGCTGGGGTTACAATTTCAGTAGCAGAAGCCCAAGCTGGGGATTTAGTTTTTTGGGGCAGTCATGGCGGAACTTACCACGTAGGGATTTCGACTGGTGATGGTTCATACATTCATGCACCTGTTCCAGGCGATGTTGTACAAGTCGCAACAATTGCTTCTTATTCTCCTGACTTTGCTGTAAAAGTTTTATAA